AATTTCGTGATATTTTTTTGAATTAATTTAAACTTTTGTAATAGTTCCGGAACCCGAAACTTTTACATCTCTTTTTTCCGGATTTCCAACGTATCTTATATTTCCTGAGCCTGATACTCTTGCTGTTAAACTATCATTGCAGCTTACTTTACTGTTTCCTGATCCCGAAATAACAGCATCAACATGTTTCGATTTTAAGTCCGAAGCATCGATATCTCCTGACCCTGAAAGTCTTGAAGAGAAATTGCCCGCCGTTCCTTTTAAGTGTACGTTTCCGGAACCGCTTACTGTTAGTTCTACGTTATCAGCATCCACCGGCAGTGTTAAGTTTCCTGAACCTGAAAGCTTAACCGAAAATTTATCGCTTTTAATGATGTCTTTGGACTTAACATCTCCTGAACCGGCTAAGCTTAGTTCTGAAATTTTTTCAAAAGGAACCGTTATTCGAATGTTTTTAGTTGGTTTAATATTCTTAAATCTTTCAACATAAATTTTCAGCGAATTGTCTTCAACTTCAACTTTAATCGAAGAAAGTAAATTCTCTTCACCTGTAATAGTAATTTTTCCTTCTTTTCCCGCAGTTAAATCGACATCAAAA
This portion of the Flavobacterium gelatinilyticum genome encodes:
- a CDS encoding head GIN domain-containing protein — its product is MKKSILLFALALFFASGNAQSQDKSKLKGNGKIVTQTRNTGDYNDIKISGFFDVDLTAGKEGKITITGEENLLSSIKVEVEDNSLKIYVERFKNIKPTKNIRITVPFEKISELSLAGSGDVKSKDIIKSDKFSVKLSGSGNLTLPVDADNVELTVSGSGNVHLKGTAGNFSSRLSGSGDIDASDLKSKHVDAVISGSGNSKVSCNDSLTARVSGSGNIRYVGNPEKRDVKVSGSGTITKV